A stretch of the Alnus glutinosa chromosome 6, dhAlnGlut1.1, whole genome shotgun sequence genome encodes the following:
- the LOC133871081 gene encoding protein SMAX1-LIKE 4-like, with translation MRSGVCAAQQTLTAEAASVLKHSLSLARRRGHAQVTPLHVAATLLSSRASLLRRACLKSQPHHTSSHPLQCRALELCFNVALNRLPTAPAPLLQCQPSLSNALIAALKRAQAHQRRGCIEQQQQQPLLTIKVEVEQLIISILDDPSVSRVMREAGFSSTSVKNNIEDSSATSVFQCYNSSGGVFSSPCSPSPADTQREIINPSTFWQTHFLTYSSDINPLLFSPQKKFPTNPITGGLASVKEDVKLVFEVLLRNNKRRNTVIVGDSLLITEGIVAELMSRLERGEVPEELKSTHFIKFQFAPVSLRFMKKEDVEMNLSELKRKVHSLASSGGGAIVYTGDLKWTVETNFNEREASDYNPVDHLVAEIGRLVSDYGSSNTKVWLMATASYQTYMKCQIRQPPLEVQWALQAVSVPSGGLGLSLHGSSVLDSKITFSQNPCQVLEAKPFSSKEEQDKLTCCAECASNYEKEAQLFKSGQQKLLPPWLQPRGTEARQKDELVELRRKWNRQCQSLHHGRHAQSHISSTLYSNEGLTGKSYAYSSSCWPRQNSIFPDSNSISFANNSALKSTNSSNLFPRFRRQQSCSTIEFNFNGGTEKHQSAEPRLDSLKDIDGKELKITLALGNSLFSDSAELVERKSERTMQRADTCKLLQENVPWQSETTPSIAEALIESKLAKQETWLLIQGNDWIGKRRLARAIAESIFGSADLVLHMNMTKRANEVIPCSEVLAKALENNGKLVVFVEDIDLADAQFMKFLADRYETGKYGESSKGEGGAVGQAIFLLTKGGSTSYEEKKNQESVISLNLRINESMNQSYNFDHKRKHEWDLSSKTKTARFEEKEDISSSVAGENGGISKKDFSRQSSFSTLDLNIGADDQNDESDDKPGEYSPISSDLTRETTTDPRSPNGFLELIENRFVFDRSPARDREMIELFMSKIKGSFLEVCGKKNAESFVVEERVLDEVLVGSASFPNSLFEKWLKDIFQTSLQLTVKFGGKEEGMGVVKLCLGGGKGDGILEEDGFMGSCLPKKVSFMD, from the exons ATGCGCTCAGGAGTTTGTGCGGCACAGCAGACCCTCACAGCGGAGGCTGCTTCAGTTTTGAAGCATTCTCTCAGCCTGGCAAGGAGGAGAGGCCATGCTCAGGTCACTCCTCTCCATGTGGCTGCAACTTTGCTGAGTTCAAGAGCCAGTCTTTTGAGAAGGGCTTGTCTCAAATCTCagccacaccacacatcatcgcATCCTCTCCAATGCAGAGCTCTTGAACTTTGCTTCAATGTGGCTCTCAACAGGCTGCCAACCGCGCCTGCTCCTCTGCTCCAATGCCAGCCATCTCTCTCCAATGCTCTAATTGCAGCACTGAAAAGAGCTCAGGCGCACCAAAGAAGGGGCTGCATAGAACAACAGCAACAGCAGCCGCTTTTAACCATAAAAGTTGAGGTAGAACAACTTATCATATCCATCTTAGATGATCCTAGCGTCAGTAGGGTTATGAGAGAGGCTGGTTTCTCAAGCACTTCTGTCAAGAACAACATAGAGGACTCTTCAGCCacttctgtttttcagtgttaTAACAGTTCTGGTGGGGTTTTTTCTTCACCTTGCTCACCTTCTCCTGCTGACACCCAGAGAGAAATCATCAATCCTAGCACTTTCTGGCAGACCCATTTCTTGACTTACTCTTCTGATATAAACCCACTTCTCTTTTCCCCTCAAAAGAAATTTCCAACCAACCCCATCACAGGTGGTTTAGCCTCTGTGAAGGAAGATGTCAAGTTGGTCTTTGAGGTGCTTCTGAGGAACAACAAGAGAAGGAACACTGTGATAGTTGGTGACTCACTGCTCATCACTGAAGGCATAGTAGCAGAGTTAATGTCAAGGCTTGAGAGAGGAGAAGTTCCTGAAGAGCTGAAATCAACCCATTTCATCAAATTTCAGTTTGCACCAGTTTCTTTAAGATTCATGAAGAAGGAAGATGTGGAGATGAACCTTTCAGAACTTAAAAGAAAGGTGCATTCTCTTGCATCATCAGGAGGTGGAGCCATTGTTTACACTGGTGACCTGAAATGGACGGTTGAGACAAATTTTAATGAGAGAGAAGCGTCAGATTATAACCCAGTTGATCATCTTGTTGCGGAAATAGGAAGGTTAGTCTCTGACTATGGCAGCTCAAACACAAAGGTTTGGTTAATGGCAACTGCAAGTTACCAGACATACATGAAGTGCCAAATAAGGCAACCTCCTCTTGAGGTTCAATGGGCTCTTCAAGCAGTTTCTGTTCCATCAGGTGGACTTGGTTTAAGCCTCCATGGTTCCAG TGTGCTTGATTCAAAGATAACCTTCTCCCAGAACCCATGTCAAGTGTTGGAAGCAAAGCCATTTAGTAGCAAGGAGGAACAAGATAAGCTCACTTGCTGTGCAGAATGTGCCTCAAATTATGAAAAAGAAGCTCAGTTGTTCAAATCTGGCCAGCAAAAGCTCTTGCCACCCTGGCTGCAACCCCGTGGGACTGAAGCCCGTCAAAAG GATGAATTGGTTGAGTTGAGAAGAAAGTGGAACAGACAGTGCCAGAGCCTACACCATGGCAGGCATGCTCAAAGCCATATCAGCTCCACTCTGTACAGCAATGAAGGCCTAACTGGAAAGAGCTACGCCTATTCTTCATCTTGCTGGCCAAGACAGAACAGCATCTTCCCTGATTCGAACTCGATTTCCTTTGCGAACAATTCAGCTTTGAAGTCCACGAACAGCTCCAATCTCTTCCCTCGATTCAGACGGCAACAGTCGTGCAGTACCATTGAATTCAATTTCAATGGCGGTACCGAGAAACACCAATCAGCGGAACCGCGCTTGGATTCTCTTAAAGACATTGATGGTAAGGAACTGAAGATCACTCTTGCTCTGGGCAATTCTCTTTTTTCTGATTCAGCAGAATTGGTGGAACGGAAAAGTGAACGAACAATGCAACGAGCTGATACATGTAAGCTACTGCAAGAGAATGTGCCGTGGCAATCCGAAACCACTCCTTCAATAGCAGAAGCCTTGATCGAATCGAAGCTGGCGAAGCAGGAGACATGGTTACTAATTCAGGGGAATGACTGGATAGGAAAAAGAAGGCTGGCGCGAGCAATTGCAGAATCCATTTTCGGGTCTGCTGATTTGGTCCTCCACATGAACATGACAAAAAGAGCAAATGAAGTGATCCCCTGTTCTGAAGTCCTCGCGAAAGCCTTGGAAAACAACGGAAAGCTCGTCGTCTTTGTGGAAGATATTGATCTGGCGGATGCCCAGTTCATGAAATTCCTTGCTGATCGATATGAAACAGGAAAGTATGGAGAATCAAGCAAAGGAGAGGGTGGTGCTGTAGGCCAAgcaatatttttgttgactaagGGCGGTTCCACGagctatgaagaaaaaaagaatcaagagTCTGTGATTAGCCTGAACTTGAGAATCAATGAATCAATGAATCAGAGCTATAACTTCGATCACAAGCGCAAACACGAGTGGGATTTGTCAAGCAAGACAAAGACTgcaagatttgaagaaaaggAAGATATTTCATCTTCTGTAGCTGGCGAGAACGGCGGCATCAGCAAGAAAGACTTCTCAAGGCAATCAAGCTTCAGTACCCTTGATCTGAACATTGGAGCCGATGATCAGAACGATGAAAGCGACGATAAACCAGGGGAGTACAGCCCCATTTCGAGCGACTTGACTCGTGAAACCACCACCGATCCCCGTAGCCCAAATGGGTTTCTGGAGCTGATCGAGAACCGCTTCGTTTTCGATCGGAGCCCCGCCCGGGATAGAGAGATGATAGAGCTTTTCATGTCGAAGATCAAAGGGTCGTTCTTGGAGGTTTGTGGGAAGAAaaatgcggaaagttttgttgTTGAAGAGAGGGTGTTAGATGAGGTGTTGGTTGGGTCTGCTTCGTTTCCCAACAGCTTGTTTGAGAAATGGctgaaagacatttttcaaacGAGCTTGCAACTAACTGTCAAATTTGGCGGGAAGGAGGAGGGTATGGGTGTTGTTAAGCTGTGTTTGGGTGGCGGCAAAGGAGATGGGATTTTGGAGGAGGATGGCTTCATGGGCTCATGTCTACCCAAGAAAGTATCTTTCATGgactga